The DNA window AACCACTTTCCTAGGAGACACTCATGGCTTCAACAGGCAGAGTCACTGGCATTGGCGGCGTCTTTCTGCGGGCTCGTGATCCGAAGGCGTTGACTGACTGGTATCACAAACACCTTGGCCTTCCGCTGACGGATCACGGCATCACGTTTATGTGGACCGATGAGGTTCCCAAAGGCACCGGCATGACCGCGTGGAGCGCCTTCAAAGAAACCACGGACTACTTTGGCAAGGGCAGCCGTCAGGCCGTGATGATCAACTATCGCGTGGACGATATGGATGCTCTGCTGGACAAGTTGAAGGCAGCCGGTGTGGAGATTGATCCGCACCGCGACGATGCAAGCTACGGACGTTTCGCATGGATTGTTGA is part of the Terriglobus sp. RCC_193 genome and encodes:
- a CDS encoding VOC family protein is translated as MASTGRVTGIGGVFLRARDPKALTDWYHKHLGLPLTDHGITFMWTDEVPKGTGMTAWSAFKETTDYFGKGSRQAVMINYRVDDMDALLDKLKAAGVEIDPHRDDASYGRFAWIVDPEGNRVELWQPLADHASS